From one Actinomycetota bacterium genomic stretch:
- a CDS encoding RRXRR domain-containing protein, translating into MKQKLSVKLKNTPGDTSLVHCSVSSVLNKEETLSVQDKVLTDNISEENYSQHRGSSDLRVQNIVYVLNMRGKPLMSTTQQKANKLLR; encoded by the coding sequence ATGAAGCAGAAGTTATCAGTAAAGTTAAAGAACACACCAGGAGATACTTCTCTAGTTCACTGCTCTGTAAGTTCTGTATTAAACAAAGAGGAAACTCTTAGTGTACAGGACAAAGTACTGACTGATAACATCTCCGAAGAGAACTATTCCCAGCATAGAGGGAGTTCTGACTTGAGAGTCCAGAACATTGTCTATGTGCTAAATATGAGAGGTAAACCTCTTATGTCAACAACCCAGCAAAAGGCAAACAAACTTTTAAGA